The following proteins come from a genomic window of Thiothrix winogradskyi:
- a CDS encoding bifunctional nicotinamide-nucleotide adenylyltransferase/Nudix hydroxylase, which produces MFKPDFDFLVFIGRFQPFHAGHQAVVETALQRAERVIVLVGSSCQPRTLRNPWTFAEREAFIRATFPEAGERLILAPLLDDTYNEQGWITRVQQTVHGITCRFPPKVGSAAPRIGLIGHSKDHSSYYLSMFPQWQSVAVENVRGVSSTPLREQYFQRGAANGEMPPAVQTWLETFRESETFQHIASEWEFVNQYRKGWEAAPYAPTFVTVDAVVVQAGHILLIERKARPGKGQWALPGGFLDPHEKLRDAVIRELREETRIKVPAPVLAGSIVKEQVFDDPYRSARGRTITHAFLIELKADAHGLPKVKGGDDAQHAFWVPLGDLDPERLFEDHFQIIKTMIG; this is translated from the coding sequence ATGTTCAAACCTGATTTTGATTTTCTGGTCTTCATTGGTCGTTTCCAGCCGTTTCATGCGGGACATCAAGCCGTGGTGGAAACCGCGTTGCAACGTGCCGAGCGCGTGATTGTGCTGGTCGGTTCGAGTTGCCAACCGCGTACCTTGCGCAATCCCTGGACATTTGCCGAGCGTGAAGCCTTTATCCGTGCTACGTTTCCTGAAGCGGGCGAACGCTTGATTCTTGCGCCATTGCTGGATGACACCTACAACGAGCAAGGCTGGATTACCCGCGTGCAACAAACCGTGCATGGCATTACTTGCCGTTTCCCACCAAAAGTCGGTAGTGCCGCGCCGCGCATTGGCTTGATTGGACACAGCAAAGACCACAGTTCCTACTACCTGTCGATGTTCCCGCAATGGCAATCGGTCGCGGTGGAAAACGTGCGCGGGGTGTCATCCACACCGTTGCGTGAACAGTATTTCCAACGGGGTGCTGCGAATGGCGAGATGCCGCCAGCGGTGCAAACCTGGCTGGAAACCTTCCGCGAATCTGAGACCTTTCAGCACATTGCCAGCGAGTGGGAATTCGTTAACCAGTACCGCAAAGGTTGGGAAGCCGCGCCCTACGCACCAACGTTTGTGACGGTGGATGCGGTGGTGGTGCAAGCCGGACACATCCTGCTGATCGAACGCAAAGCTCGCCCCGGCAAAGGGCAATGGGCATTACCCGGCGGTTTTCTTGACCCGCACGAAAAGCTGCGTGATGCCGTCATCCGTGAATTGCGTGAAGAAACCCGCATCAAAGTACCAGCGCCCGTGTTGGCGGGTTCGATTGTGAAAGAGCAAGTGTTTGATGACCCCTACCGTTCGGCACGTGGGCGCACCATTACTCATGCGTTTCTGATTGAACTTAAAGCGGATGCGCACGGTTTGCCGAAAGTGAAAGGTGGCGATGATGCGCAGCACGCTTTCTGGGTTCCGTTGGGCGACCTTGATCCTGAACGGCTGTTTGAAGACCATTTTCAGATCATCAAGACGATGATTGGGTGA
- a CDS encoding sulfite exporter TauE/SafE family protein codes for MDVWQYAAATAIVVLAYFIRGIAGFGSGLIAVPLLALFLPLTFVVPLILLLDFTASLVMGGLDLQRVQWREVGMLIPFSLIGVIVGTQLLVNLPLTPMLLILAAFIAVFAVRSLLNLKGEKPVSAWWAIPASFTGGTVGGLFGTGGPPYVIYLNHRIQDKTLLRATFSALFFIEGAVRIATFFIAGLLMAQTVWWNALFALPLMLGALWLGGHVHTGLTQAHMTRLIGVLLLLASVSLTLKALS; via the coding sequence ATGGACGTTTGGCAGTATGCCGCTGCGACGGCGATTGTGGTGCTGGCGTATTTTATTCGCGGCATTGCGGGGTTTGGGTCGGGGTTGATTGCGGTGCCGTTGCTGGCGCTGTTTTTGCCGCTGACCTTCGTTGTGCCGCTGATTTTGCTGCTGGATTTCACCGCGTCGTTGGTGATGGGCGGGCTGGATTTGCAACGGGTGCAATGGCGTGAAGTGGGCATGTTGATTCCGTTTAGCCTGATCGGGGTGATTGTGGGGACGCAATTGCTGGTGAATTTACCGCTTACGCCGATGTTGCTGATCTTGGCGGCGTTTATTGCCGTGTTTGCGGTACGCAGTTTGCTGAATTTGAAGGGTGAAAAGCCGGTATCGGCTTGGTGGGCAATTCCGGCTTCGTTCACCGGTGGCACGGTCGGCGGGCTGTTTGGCACAGGTGGGCCACCGTATGTGATTTATTTGAATCACCGCATTCAGGATAAAACGCTGTTGCGGGCAACATTTTCGGCGCTGTTTTTTATCGAAGGAGCGGTGCGGATTGCGACGTTTTTTATTGCCGGATTGTTGATGGCGCAAACGGTGTGGTGGAATGCGTTGTTTGCCTTGCCCCTGATGTTGGGAGCGTTGTGGTTAGGCGGTCATGTGCACACGGGGTTAACGCAAGCGCACATGACGCGCCTGATTGGGGTGTTGTTGTTGCTGGCGAGTGTGTCGCTGACGCTCAAGGCGTTGAGTTAA
- the hisI gene encoding phosphoribosyl-AMP cyclohydrolase, with protein sequence MTLTETLDTLKYNSDGLIPAIAQQFDTHEVLMMAWMNRASIEETLETGRVCYWSRSRNRFWRKGESSGQMQVLKEFRIDCDADTILLLVDQTGPACHTGRRSCFYNKVEGDQVIIDREVLIDPKTLYA encoded by the coding sequence ATGACCTTGACTGAAACCCTCGATACCCTCAAATACAACAGCGACGGACTGATTCCCGCGATTGCCCAGCAATTCGACACGCACGAAGTGCTAATGATGGCGTGGATGAACCGTGCCAGCATCGAGGAAACACTGGAAACCGGGCGCGTTTGCTATTGGTCACGGTCGCGCAACCGTTTTTGGCGCAAGGGTGAATCATCGGGGCAAATGCAGGTGCTGAAGGAGTTCCGTATCGACTGTGATGCTGACACAATTTTACTGCTGGTCGATCAAACTGGCCCGGCGTGCCATACCGGACGGCGTTCGTGCTTTTACAATAAAGTGGAAGGCGATCAGGTGATTATTGATCGTGAGGTGTTGATCGACCCTAAAACGCTGTACGCCTGA
- a CDS encoding glutathione S-transferase family protein, protein MITLYQFNSCPFCWKVKAFLNYTKIPYNVVEVTPFGMKELDFTDHKKVPVLKDDAEILVESSAIVRYLNDKYADLLLTPQDDEWQAWVDNTLVHYLPPLIHPNIGKSFHNLGLVMTGSKDGAVKRFLVRLVGAMVMPRVANKMKLKHNIQNPAAEFEVALAHWVDKGLAGKDFYAGEQPGLVDTNVFGVLRSAQGMGILEAAATSNPTFGRWYAACRSMMDA, encoded by the coding sequence ATGATAACCCTGTACCAATTCAATTCCTGCCCATTTTGCTGGAAAGTAAAAGCCTTCCTCAACTACACCAAAATCCCTTACAACGTAGTGGAAGTTACTCCGTTCGGGATGAAAGAGCTGGATTTCACCGACCACAAAAAAGTCCCTGTGCTGAAAGATGATGCCGAAATCCTAGTCGAATCCAGCGCGATTGTGCGTTACCTGAACGACAAATACGCGGATTTGCTGCTCACTCCACAGGATGATGAATGGCAAGCGTGGGTGGATAACACGCTGGTGCATTACCTGCCGCCGTTGATTCATCCTAATATCGGTAAATCGTTCCACAATCTGGGGCTAGTCATGACCGGAAGTAAGGATGGTGCGGTTAAACGTTTCTTGGTGCGGCTGGTCGGTGCAATGGTGATGCCGCGTGTTGCCAATAAAATGAAGCTGAAACACAACATTCAAAATCCTGCTGCCGAGTTTGAAGTGGCGTTAGCGCATTGGGTCGATAAGGGTTTGGCTGGCAAAGACTTTTACGCGGGTGAACAACCGGGCTTGGTGGATACCAACGTGTTTGGGGTGTTGCGTTCCGCGCAAGGGATGGGGATTTTGGAAGCCGCTGCCACCAGCAACCCTACGTTTGGGCGCTGGTACGCAGCTTGTCGCAGCATGATGGATGCCTAG
- the pyrC gene encoding dihydroorotase: MLATVLPDTAQRFARAIVMPNLKPPVRTVAEASAYRERILAALPAEMRFEPLMTLYLTDKTSPEDIRQAKSSGFIHAVKYYPAGATTNSDSGVTDIHRVAAVLETMQEVGLPLLVHGEVTDTDIDIFDREAVFIERILVPLLERLPRLRVVLEHITTAQAAAFVTAAAANVAATITVHHLLYNRNAMFQGGIRPHAYCLPVLKRESHRLALVAAATSGNPKFFLGTDSAPHLRHDKESSCGCAGIYSAHAALELYAEVFEQAGALDKLEAFASFHGPDFYGLPRNQEQVTLVKQPWTVPAALKAGDHALIPLRAGETVGWHLA, from the coding sequence ATGTTGGCGACAGTGCTACCGGATACTGCCCAGCGTTTTGCCCGCGCTATTGTCATGCCCAACCTAAAACCGCCCGTGCGCACGGTGGCAGAAGCAAGTGCTTACCGCGAGCGTATTTTGGCTGCCTTGCCTGCTGAGATGCGCTTTGAGCCACTGATGACCTTGTACCTGACCGACAAGACGTCGCCGGAAGACATCCGTCAGGCTAAGTCTAGCGGCTTCATCCACGCGGTGAAGTATTACCCAGCGGGGGCAACCACCAATTCCGATTCCGGTGTCACCGATATTCATCGGGTAGCAGCGGTTCTGGAAACCATGCAGGAAGTCGGTTTACCGCTGCTCGTACACGGTGAAGTCACCGATACCGACATTGACATTTTCGACCGTGAAGCGGTTTTCATCGAGCGCATTCTCGTGCCGTTGTTGGAACGTCTGCCGCGCCTGCGGGTGGTGCTGGAACACATTACCACGGCGCAAGCAGCAGCGTTTGTGACGGCAGCAGCGGCTAATGTTGCCGCTACCATTACGGTTCATCACCTGCTGTATAATCGCAATGCCATGTTCCAAGGTGGTATCCGCCCTCATGCGTATTGCCTGCCAGTACTCAAGCGTGAAAGCCACCGTCTGGCACTGGTGGCAGCCGCTACCAGTGGCAATCCGAAGTTTTTCCTTGGGACGGACAGCGCCCCGCATCTGCGTCATGACAAGGAATCGTCTTGCGGCTGTGCGGGTATTTACAGCGCACACGCGGCACTTGAGCTATATGCGGAGGTGTTTGAACAAGCCGGAGCGCTGGATAAACTGGAGGCGTTCGCCAGCTTCCACGGCCCCGACTTTTATGGACTACCCCGTAATCAGGAGCAAGTGACGCTGGTGAAGCAGCCGTGGACTGTTCCCGCAGCACTCAAGGCTGGCGACCATGCACTCATTCCCCTGCGAGCAGGTGAAACAGTCGGCTGGCATTTGGCGTAA
- a CDS encoding gamma-butyrobetaine hydroxylase-like domain-containing protein — translation MTPLDITLNQKTRELLITWPGDEVHALSCEYLRVNSPSAEVRGHGPGQEKLQIGKENVNIKGIEQVGHYAIQLVFDDNHDSGIYDWNLLYELGKNMEQNWAEYLAKLDAAGYTRKLPGQVI, via the coding sequence ATGACACCACTGGATATTACCTTAAACCAGAAAACCCGCGAACTGTTGATTACGTGGCCGGGCGATGAAGTCCACGCACTCAGTTGCGAATACTTGCGCGTGAATTCACCCTCCGCCGAAGTACGCGGGCATGGGCCTGGGCAGGAAAAACTGCAAATCGGCAAGGAAAACGTGAATATCAAGGGCATTGAGCAGGTGGGTCACTACGCCATCCAGTTAGTCTTTGATGACAACCACGACAGCGGGATTTACGACTGGAACTTGCTGTATGAGCTGGGCAAGAACATGGAACAGAACTGGGCTGAGTATCTGGCGAAGCTGGATGCTGCGGGGTATACGCGCAAATTGCCGGGACAGGTGATTTAA